A region of the Brachybacterium sacelli genome:
CGACGAAGGACAAGATCGAAGAGGTCGGGTTCATCATCGACACGATCGGTGAGGTGCTCGACACCGAAGAGGGCACTGGGATCATCCGTATCCGACGGAAGGACACCGGGCAGGTACTACGGGTCGCAGATCTGGTCGACGACACCGACCAGAAGAAGCGGGCGGACACCCTGCACTACCTCGCCACGGTCGCCTCGAAGGATCGCGACGCTGCGGACATCATCCTCGCCCTCGGCATGGCGAAGGAAGGATTCGACTGGCCGTTCGCAGAGCACGCTCTCACTGTTGGGTACCGCGCCTCTCTCACCGAGATCATCCAGATCATCGGCCGTGTCACCCGCGACAGCCCCGGCAAGAGCCACGCACAGTTCACGAACCTCCTCGCAGAGCCAGATGCTGCGCAGAGCGAAGTCACCGTGTCGGTGAACAACATGCTCAAGGCCATCACGGCCTCGCTCCTCATGGAGCAGGTACTCGCCCCGAACCTGGACTTTAAGACCAAGCGCACCGGCGACGACGCTGCGGAGCCTGGCACCCTCAAGATCAAGGGATTCAAGGAACCCTCGACCGAGCGGGTCAAGCAGATCGTCGAGACCGACCTGAACGATCTCAAGGCGAACATTCTGCAGGACGATTCGTTCGCTCGCGCGGCTGCCGGTCACGTGGATCCCGAGACGACCAACAAGGTGCTCATTCCAAAGATCATCCGTGAGCGCTACCCAGACCTGGACGAGTCGCAGATCGAGGAGCTTCGCCAGCAGGTTGTCGTTGACTCGGTGATCAAGAATGGCGAGATTCGCGAGGTTGGCGACAAGCGCTTCGTGAAGATGGCCGAGAAGTTCGTCAACATCGATGACGTCAGCATCAATCTCATTGACTCTGTGAACCCGTTCCAGCGAGCGTTCGAGGTGATGTCGAAGTCCGTGACCCCCTCGGTGCTACGGATCATCGAAGGCGCCATTGCCGCGACGAGGGTTGACATCAGCGAGGAGGAAGCCGTGGCACTGTGGCCGAAGGTCCAGCAGTGGGTCAAGGTCAATGGTCGCCGGCCGGACCGCGGCTCGGATGATCCTACGGAGAAGCACTACGCCGAGGTCTTGCTGTTCCTCCAGCGTCGGAAGCAGCAGCGGGACGCCCAGCAGCGCGTCGAGAGCGCGGAGGTGGCGGAATGAGCACGCCGGACAACAAGGAATCTGCTACGTCGAACGATGCGGCTCTAGATGCACTCTTCGACTCTGACATCGATGGTCTGCTCGACGCTCCGGAGAAGCCCAAGAAGGTCACCTCAAGTGACCGACTCGAGCGCGCGTTCCTGGAGA
Encoded here:
- a CDS encoding DEAD/DEAH box helicase produces the protein MNIVDVAYAQTGASVNTDSLGMREMQQRVFAKRVSQHLLIKAPPASGKSRALMFVALDKLYNQGRKKVIVAVPERSIGASFSAMKLTANGFFADWEIKPEHNLCTPGSSAGKVDALIDFLNGPDATLVCTHATLRFAFERLTPDAFNGTVLAIDEFHHVSADTENSRLGALLRDVMAGSDVHIVAMTGSYFRGDSVPVLAAHDEAKFTAVTFNYYDQLNGYQHLKSLGIGHHFYQGRYTEAIHEVLDLDKKTILHIPNVNSGESTKDKIEEVGFIIDTIGEVLDTEEGTGIIRIRRKDTGQVLRVADLVDDTDQKKRADTLHYLATVASKDRDAADIILALGMAKEGFDWPFAEHALTVGYRASLTEIIQIIGRVTRDSPGKSHAQFTNLLAEPDAAQSEVTVSVNNMLKAITASLLMEQVLAPNLDFKTKRTGDDAAEPGTLKIKGFKEPSTERVKQIVETDLNDLKANILQDDSFARAAAGHVDPETTNKVLIPKIIRERYPDLDESQIEELRQQVVVDSVIKNGEIREVGDKRFVKMAEKFVNIDDVSINLIDSVNPFQRAFEVMSKSVTPSVLRIIEGAIAATRVDISEEEAVALWPKVQQWVKVNGRRPDRGSDDPTEKHYAEVLLFLQRRKQQRDAQQRVESAEVAE